The Mya arenaria isolate MELC-2E11 chromosome 16, ASM2691426v1 genome includes a window with the following:
- the LOC128221150 gene encoding uncharacterized protein LOC128221150 isoform X1, producing MLGLKCKCASNSQVHSGTCRRKCEEADQYPCGDTSDKTMFSIYTVEKVPPSSNSKDNNKNCLLFYYGYGGQGHNFYWSPCNYVASYPKILCSGTNYSDKNQLAKLYNGNNKWATAVDHCFVGKYFPATIQSIINAQFTNQNAQDYWTGIIKTESILSLSDKLDNSTNPPVTYAYVEQTNQTVYVRFANAGQSRKSLCTEDGTTATPSTTIRETQPTYSESTTAPVKPTTVSVGPSETNSITTQGKQPTYSEPTTTPVKSTTGPTSRVTSIIPLTSSGSDKTSDTPPTIKSTTTTVSSPVQEGKDQGGSTAGLAAGLSISFPLIFVVMVIVLLFLKRRGLLPNFCKHNDDKNNNTADTATEVSFVPTSTCESSTNTMQDLTASKHSYFVLEKTFEVTNKEEIDHYAEPDKSDVDYHDLNNPSQKDTDNNYDTIDGKKAPAESGLTKLNNNYNDVTLHQTNEYDHIPLNGRPTKDDKQTENEYDIKNNVIDGKHDTGFDDDSDTYNHLNNQDLKSSGTGEIYGMPNTDGDNDYDTSGSLKYIRNTATKFQQPENAVIKKKW from the exons ATGTTG GGATTGAAATGTAAGTGTGCAAGTAATAGCCAGGTACACTCGGGGACATGTAGAAGAAAATGCGAAGAAGCGGATCAATATCCGTGTGGTGACACTTCCgacaaaactatgttttcaatttatacgGTCGAAAAAG TCCCTCCAAGTAGCAATTCAAAGGACAATAATAAAAACTGTCTACTGTTCTATTATGGATATGGAGGACAAGGTCATAATTTTTATTGGAGTCCGTGCAATTATGTAGCTTCCTATCCAAAGATATTATGCAGCGGCACAAACTATTCAG ATAAAAACCAACTGGCGAAATTATATAATGGTAATAATAAATGGGCTACAGCTGTTGACCACTGCTTCGTTGGAAAATACTTCCCTGCAACAATACAAAGTATTATAAATGCGCAGTTCACTAACCAGAACGCCCAGGACTACTGGACAGGAATAATTAAGACAGAATCAATTCTTTCTTTGAGTGATAAGTTAG ATAATAGCACCAATCCACCTGTGACATATGCTTATGTTGAGCAGACAAACCAGACCGTTTACGTGAGATTTGCTAACGCAGGTCAATCGAGAAAGAGTTTGTGCACAGaag ATGGCACAACGGCAACACCATCTACAACGATACGAGAGACACAACCAACTTATTCGGAATCCACCACAGCACCAGTTAAACCAACAACAG TTTCAGTTGGCCCCTCGGAAACAAACTCAATAACCACGCAAGGGAAACAGCCTACGTATTCGGAACCAACCACAACGCCAGTCAAGAGTACAACAG GTCCAACCTCGCGTGTCACGTCAATTATTCCATTGACATCATCTGGAagtgacaaaacatcagatacACCTCCAACAATTAAGTCAACTACAACGACAGTATCGAGTCCCGTACAGGAAGGCAAAGACCAAGGGG GGTCAACCGCTGGTCTCGCAGCTGGTCTGTCCATTTCTTTTCCATTGATTTTCGTTGTCATGGTTATTGTGCTGCTGTTCTTGAAAAGAAG GGGACTTCTACCAAACTTTTGCAAACATAATGATGACAAGAACAACAATACTGCAGACACTGCGACAGAAGTTTCATTCGTACCAACATCGACATGTGAATCTTCTACAAACACAATGCAGGATTTGACAGCCTCAAAGCATTCGTACTTTGTGCTTGAGAAAACATTTGAAGTAACAAACAAAGAGGAGATCGACCATTATGCAGAACCAGATAAATCCGATGTTGACTATCATGATTTGAATAATCCTTCACAGAAAGATACTGATAACAACTACGATACAATCGATGGCAAAAAAGCCCCAGCTGAGTCTGGATTGACTAAGCTCAATAACAACTATAACGACGTAACTTTACATCAAACTAATGAGTACGATCATATTCCTCTGAATGGGAGGCCTACCAAGGACGACAAACAGACGGAAAATGAATACGACATAAAGAATAATGTTATCGACGGCAAACACGATACAGGTTTCGATGATGACAGTGACACCTATAACCATTTGAATAACCAAGATTTAAAGAGCTCTGGCACAGGTGAAATTTATGGAATGCCAAATACAGACGGCGACAATGACTATGATACTTCCGGTTCACTAAAGTATATAAGGAATACAGCTACAAAATTTCAGCAGCCTGAAAATGCCGTGATTAAAAAGAAATGGTAG
- the LOC128221150 gene encoding uncharacterized protein LOC128221150 isoform X2 → MFSIYTVEKVPPSSNSKDNNKNCLLFYYGYGGQGHNFYWSPCNYVASYPKILCSGTNYSDKNQLAKLYNGNNKWATAVDHCFVGKYFPATIQSIINAQFTNQNAQDYWTGIIKTESILSLSDKLDNSTNPPVTYAYVEQTNQTVYVRFANAGQSRKSLCTEDGTTATPSTTIRETQPTYSESTTAPVKPTTVSVGPSETNSITTQGKQPTYSEPTTTPVKSTTGPTSRVTSIIPLTSSGSDKTSDTPPTIKSTTTTVSSPVQEGKDQGGSTAGLAAGLSISFPLIFVVMVIVLLFLKRRGLLPNFCKHNDDKNNNTADTATEVSFVPTSTCESSTNTMQDLTASKHSYFVLEKTFEVTNKEEIDHYAEPDKSDVDYHDLNNPSQKDTDNNYDTIDGKKAPAESGLTKLNNNYNDVTLHQTNEYDHIPLNGRPTKDDKQTENEYDIKNNVIDGKHDTGFDDDSDTYNHLNNQDLKSSGTGEIYGMPNTDGDNDYDTSGSLKYIRNTATKFQQPENAVIKKKW, encoded by the exons atgttttcaatttatacgGTCGAAAAAG TCCCTCCAAGTAGCAATTCAAAGGACAATAATAAAAACTGTCTACTGTTCTATTATGGATATGGAGGACAAGGTCATAATTTTTATTGGAGTCCGTGCAATTATGTAGCTTCCTATCCAAAGATATTATGCAGCGGCACAAACTATTCAG ATAAAAACCAACTGGCGAAATTATATAATGGTAATAATAAATGGGCTACAGCTGTTGACCACTGCTTCGTTGGAAAATACTTCCCTGCAACAATACAAAGTATTATAAATGCGCAGTTCACTAACCAGAACGCCCAGGACTACTGGACAGGAATAATTAAGACAGAATCAATTCTTTCTTTGAGTGATAAGTTAG ATAATAGCACCAATCCACCTGTGACATATGCTTATGTTGAGCAGACAAACCAGACCGTTTACGTGAGATTTGCTAACGCAGGTCAATCGAGAAAGAGTTTGTGCACAGaag ATGGCACAACGGCAACACCATCTACAACGATACGAGAGACACAACCAACTTATTCGGAATCCACCACAGCACCAGTTAAACCAACAACAG TTTCAGTTGGCCCCTCGGAAACAAACTCAATAACCACGCAAGGGAAACAGCCTACGTATTCGGAACCAACCACAACGCCAGTCAAGAGTACAACAG GTCCAACCTCGCGTGTCACGTCAATTATTCCATTGACATCATCTGGAagtgacaaaacatcagatacACCTCCAACAATTAAGTCAACTACAACGACAGTATCGAGTCCCGTACAGGAAGGCAAAGACCAAGGGG GGTCAACCGCTGGTCTCGCAGCTGGTCTGTCCATTTCTTTTCCATTGATTTTCGTTGTCATGGTTATTGTGCTGCTGTTCTTGAAAAGAAG GGGACTTCTACCAAACTTTTGCAAACATAATGATGACAAGAACAACAATACTGCAGACACTGCGACAGAAGTTTCATTCGTACCAACATCGACATGTGAATCTTCTACAAACACAATGCAGGATTTGACAGCCTCAAAGCATTCGTACTTTGTGCTTGAGAAAACATTTGAAGTAACAAACAAAGAGGAGATCGACCATTATGCAGAACCAGATAAATCCGATGTTGACTATCATGATTTGAATAATCCTTCACAGAAAGATACTGATAACAACTACGATACAATCGATGGCAAAAAAGCCCCAGCTGAGTCTGGATTGACTAAGCTCAATAACAACTATAACGACGTAACTTTACATCAAACTAATGAGTACGATCATATTCCTCTGAATGGGAGGCCTACCAAGGACGACAAACAGACGGAAAATGAATACGACATAAAGAATAATGTTATCGACGGCAAACACGATACAGGTTTCGATGATGACAGTGACACCTATAACCATTTGAATAACCAAGATTTAAAGAGCTCTGGCACAGGTGAAATTTATGGAATGCCAAATACAGACGGCGACAATGACTATGATACTTCCGGTTCACTAAAGTATATAAGGAATACAGCTACAAAATTTCAGCAGCCTGAAAATGCCGTGATTAAAAAGAAATGGTAG